The following proteins are encoded in a genomic region of Galbibacter sp. BG1:
- a CDS encoding ABC transporter ATP-binding protein — protein sequence MANLLVAQNVSKSFGTHTALNNVSLEIPEGSIFGLLGPNGAGKTTFIRIINQITYPDTGKVMLNGEDLKPEHVRTIGYLPEERGLYKSMKVGEQALYLAQLKGMSKQEAQKKLKYWFERLEIGDWWHKKVQELSKGMAQKIQFVVTVLHEPKLLIFDEPFSGFDPINATLIKDEILHLKENGATVIFSTHRMESVEELCDHIALINKSNKILDGKVLDIKRNFKNDTYEVGIQTEMQEALKTELASKYTISEAHFKSLGNELKLRVQLKAGDTANDLLLFLTTRGMVTHFVEVVPTVNEIFIESVKRN from the coding sequence ATGGCGAATCTATTAGTCGCTCAAAATGTGTCCAAAAGCTTTGGTACACATACTGCGCTAAACAACGTTTCTTTGGAAATACCCGAAGGATCTATATTTGGTCTTTTGGGCCCTAACGGAGCCGGAAAAACCACTTTTATACGTATCATCAATCAAATTACCTATCCAGATACTGGAAAAGTAATGTTGAATGGAGAAGACCTTAAGCCAGAACATGTAAGAACTATTGGGTACTTACCAGAGGAAAGGGGTCTTTATAAAAGTATGAAGGTAGGCGAGCAAGCTTTGTATTTGGCCCAGTTAAAGGGAATGAGCAAACAAGAGGCTCAAAAAAAACTTAAATATTGGTTTGAAAGATTGGAAATTGGCGATTGGTGGCATAAAAAAGTCCAGGAATTGTCTAAGGGGATGGCTCAAAAAATTCAATTTGTGGTAACGGTATTGCACGAACCAAAACTTTTAATTTTTGATGAACCTTTTAGTGGTTTCGATCCTATAAACGCTACATTGATAAAGGATGAAATTCTTCATCTAAAAGAAAATGGCGCTACCGTTATTTTTTCAACCCACCGAATGGAATCCGTAGAAGAGCTTTGCGACCATATAGCCCTTATCAATAAATCGAATAAAATTTTGGATGGGAAAGTGTTGGATATTAAAAGGAATTTTAAAAACGACACTTACGAGGTTGGTATACAAACGGAAATGCAAGAAGCCTTAAAAACCGAATTAGCATCTAAATACACGATTTCTGAAGCACATTTTAAGTCTTTAGGCAATGAGTTAAAGCTAAGGGTTCAATTAAAAGCAGGGGATACTGCAAACGATTTGTTGCTCTTCTTAACCACACGAGGGATGGTAACACATTTTGTAGAAGTTGTACCAACAGTGAACGAAATTTTTATTGAAAGTGTAAAGCGTAATTAA
- a CDS encoding ABC transporter permease, with product MDKLILIIKREYLAKVRNKSFIVLTVLSPIIIVAMIALVVYLAKVNSEEKRVVAVLDESPFFGHQFETGVEASYINFSGISLEDAIDSVSAAGYYGLIHVPSGDSIDKVASEIQFYTKESPSLDILNSIEGKIEHKVREDKLQSLNISSDVMNQLEENYEMNIVNFSGEKNLKGISEFKAFIGGGFGYLIMMFIIIYGAFVMRSVIEEKTSRIIEVIISSVRPFQLMLGKIIGTSLAGITQFVIWILSAGILTYVVLSFMGIEIDAFQSKANISPEAMQTLNEAASQDTVQLYVNELVKIPWGTLLLSFLLYFSLGYLIYSSIYAAIGAAVDNETDTQQFMFPVITPLMLAIYVGFFSVFENPNGPIAVGFSLFPLTSPIVMMMRLPNGIGGAGVPWWQFIASIVFLMLTFLFIVWLASKIYRVGILMYGKKPSYKEIYKWLKYK from the coding sequence ATGGATAAATTAATACTTATTATAAAACGGGAGTATCTGGCGAAGGTTCGTAATAAATCTTTTATAGTGCTTACGGTATTGAGTCCGATTATTATCGTGGCAATGATAGCTTTGGTAGTTTACCTGGCAAAGGTGAATAGCGAAGAGAAAAGAGTAGTAGCGGTTTTAGATGAAAGTCCATTTTTTGGTCATCAATTTGAGACAGGTGTAGAGGCTTCCTATATTAATTTTTCCGGTATTTCCTTGGAAGATGCCATAGATTCGGTGAGTGCTGCCGGTTATTACGGGCTTATTCATGTACCTTCTGGAGATAGTATCGATAAGGTGGCCAGTGAAATTCAGTTTTATACCAAAGAATCGCCAAGTCTCGATATTTTAAATAGTATTGAAGGTAAAATAGAGCATAAGGTTAGGGAAGATAAATTGCAGTCCCTCAATATTTCCTCTGATGTAATGAACCAGTTGGAGGAGAATTACGAAATGAACATTGTTAATTTCAGTGGAGAAAAAAACTTAAAAGGAATAAGTGAATTCAAAGCGTTTATAGGTGGCGGTTTCGGTTATTTAATTATGATGTTTATAATTATTTATGGTGCTTTTGTAATGCGCAGTGTCATCGAGGAGAAAACTTCGAGGATTATAGAAGTTATTATTTCTTCGGTTCGCCCCTTCCAATTAATGCTTGGGAAAATAATAGGTACGTCTTTAGCTGGGATCACACAATTTGTTATTTGGATTTTATCTGCGGGAATTCTTACTTATGTGGTCTTGTCTTTTATGGGGATTGAAATAGACGCCTTTCAGTCGAAAGCAAATATTTCACCAGAGGCAATGCAAACTTTAAATGAGGCTGCTTCTCAAGATACTGTACAGTTGTATGTAAACGAGTTGGTTAAAATTCCGTGGGGCACTCTGCTTCTGTCATTTTTGCTCTACTTTTCTTTAGGATATCTTATTTATAGTTCTATCTATGCTGCTATTGGAGCTGCTGTAGACAACGAAACCGATACGCAGCAATTCATGTTCCCGGTGATTACACCTTTAATGCTGGCCATTTATGTAGGGTTCTTTTCAGTATTTGAAAATCCGAATGGACCTATAGCTGTTGGGTTTTCTTTATTTCCGCTAACGTCTCCAATTGTTATGATGATGCGATTACCAAACGGTATTGGTGGCGCTGGCGTACCTTGGTGGCAGTTTATTGCTTCCATCGTATTTCTCATGCTTACCTTTTTGTTCATAGTGTGGCTGGCTTCGAAAATTTACAGGGTGGGAATTTTAATGTATGGTAAAAAGCCGAGTTACAAAGAAATATACAAGTGGTTAAAATATAAATAG
- a CDS encoding mechanosensitive ion channel family protein, translated as MKEIIADIVSNVKHFFSYALYEGDETVIRVGTLLLIIMSCVFAYYILKIIRKLITAKLPLEDKRKFVSIFKVTNYVVYILVIIAVLSSSGVDLTVLLTASAALFVGLGFALQYLFQDIISGILIILDQSLLVGDVIEVNGKVGRVIDIKLRTTRAITRDDKIIIIPNHFFLTDIVYNFTQNHKTTRETVSVGVAYGSDTRLVEKLLLESVEKQKGILKNPKPNVIFKDFGDSALSFDVNFFINDSFSDPRIKSDVRFRIDQLFRDNGVTIPFPQRDVHIYNK; from the coding sequence ATGAAAGAAATTATTGCTGACATTGTTTCCAATGTCAAACATTTTTTTTCCTATGCCCTGTATGAGGGAGACGAAACCGTGATACGGGTAGGAACACTGCTGCTAATTATCATGAGCTGTGTTTTTGCGTACTACATTCTTAAAATCATTCGAAAGTTAATTACCGCCAAACTTCCTTTGGAAGATAAAAGGAAGTTTGTAAGTATATTCAAGGTTACCAATTACGTTGTTTATATCTTAGTTATCATTGCGGTTCTAAGTTCTTCCGGAGTAGACCTTACTGTGTTGTTAACTGCTTCTGCAGCCTTGTTTGTAGGTTTGGGTTTTGCATTGCAATACCTGTTTCAAGATATTATTTCAGGAATATTGATCATTTTAGATCAATCGCTTTTGGTTGGCGATGTTATTGAGGTAAATGGTAAGGTAGGTAGGGTTATCGATATAAAATTAAGGACTACCAGGGCCATAACCCGTGATGATAAGATCATTATAATTCCCAATCACTTCTTTTTAACAGACATTGTATACAATTTTACCCAAAACCATAAAACAACGAGGGAAACGGTAAGTGTGGGGGTAGCTTATGGAAGCGACACTAGATTGGTAGAGAAATTACTGCTTGAAAGTGTTGAAAAACAAAAAGGAATCTTAAAAAACCCTAAACCTAATGTTATTTTTAAGGATTTTGGGGACTCGGCATTATCTTTTGATGTAAATTTCTTCATAAATGACAGTTTTTCTGATCCCAGAATAAAAAGCGATGTTCGATTTCGCATCGATCAGCTTTTTCGGGATAATGGGGTTACCATTCCATTTCCGCAGAGAGACGTTCACATTTACAATAAATAG
- a CDS encoding DUF6268 family outer membrane beta-barrel protein, which produces MIKNKVTIKGGLYLLLFSLTSIVNAQLTDLARVEYTYFPQASSENSFKRSRALFNYPWKIGEDQYLVTGVEYANVNMELKDGYPFDAGEFDRLQSFQFSLGYTFKFSEKWRFGAVVNPQLASNFQSGIIGDDFLLNASIYFIKEREDKSRDSEEGRLILGIQYNTVSGIPAPLPYVNYHKDFSEHWAYTLGVPKTNLKYKINENNVLQAFVTLDGYYANIQENVILGYETAESISMTTVLSGLGYEHFFSDHILFYFYSGYTLLNNIRLRNGDMDDVYTINDTNSMYIRGGLKFKI; this is translated from the coding sequence ATGATTAAAAATAAAGTAACAATTAAAGGAGGCTTATATCTCTTACTTTTTAGTTTAACATCCATAGTAAATGCGCAATTAACCGATCTGGCTCGTGTGGAATACACTTATTTCCCTCAAGCTTCTTCAGAAAATTCTTTTAAGCGTTCTCGGGCATTATTCAACTATCCTTGGAAAATAGGGGAAGACCAGTATTTGGTCACCGGCGTGGAATATGCCAATGTAAATATGGAATTAAAAGATGGCTATCCCTTCGATGCCGGGGAGTTCGATAGATTGCAAAGTTTTCAGTTTTCGTTGGGGTATACCTTCAAGTTTAGTGAAAAATGGCGTTTTGGGGCGGTGGTGAATCCACAATTGGCCTCCAATTTTCAAAGCGGTATTATTGGAGACGACTTTTTACTGAATGCCTCCATCTATTTTATAAAAGAGCGGGAAGATAAGAGCAGGGATAGTGAAGAGGGAAGATTGATTCTCGGTATACAATACAATACGGTTTCTGGTATCCCGGCACCGTTGCCTTATGTGAATTACCATAAAGACTTTAGTGAGCATTGGGCTTATACCTTAGGGGTTCCAAAAACGAATTTAAAATATAAAATTAACGAGAACAATGTGCTGCAGGCCTTTGTTACCTTAGATGGTTATTATGCCAATATTCAAGAAAATGTTATCCTTGGGTATGAAACAGCAGAAAGTATTTCGATGACCACTGTTTTATCAGGATTAGGGTACGAACATTTTTTTAGTGACCATATATTGTTTTATTTTTATTCAGGATATACATTGTTGAACAATATTAGATTGAGAAATGGGGATATGGACGATGTATATACCATAAACGATACCAATTCTATGTACATTAGGGGAGGTTTAAAATTTAAGATATAA
- a CDS encoding sigma-54-dependent transcriptional regulator gives MAKILVIEDEAAIRRVLVKILSEENKAYEVEEASDGLEGMETIKKNDFDLVLCDIKMPKMDGVEVLEAARKIKPELPFVMISGHGDIETAVNTMRMGAYDYISKPPDLNRLLNTVRNALDKKQLVVENKLLKKKVGKNYEMIGESKSISMIKEMIDKVAPTDARVMITGPNGTGKELVAHWLHQKSERSKGPMIEVNCAAIPSELIESELFGHVKGAFTSAVKDRAGKFETANGGTIFLDEIGDMSLSAQAKVLRALQENKISRVGSDKDIKVDVRVVAATNKDLKKEIEDGKFREDLYHRLAVILINVPALNDRREDIPLLIEYFTEKIAKEQGTALKNFSDKAIKQLQEYDWTGNVRELRNVVERLLILGGKEVSEEDVKLFASK, from the coding sequence ATGGCAAAAATTCTGGTAATTGAAGATGAAGCGGCTATCCGCCGTGTATTGGTAAAAATACTTTCTGAAGAGAACAAAGCCTATGAAGTGGAAGAGGCCAGTGATGGTCTTGAGGGCATGGAAACCATTAAGAAAAACGATTTCGATTTGGTGCTATGCGATATTAAAATGCCAAAAATGGACGGTGTTGAGGTGTTGGAAGCAGCTAGAAAGATTAAGCCAGAGCTCCCTTTTGTTATGATTTCTGGTCATGGCGATATAGAAACAGCCGTGAATACCATGAGAATGGGTGCCTACGATTATATTTCAAAACCACCGGATTTAAACCGACTTTTAAATACCGTTAGAAATGCGCTGGACAAAAAGCAGCTCGTGGTTGAAAATAAACTCCTTAAGAAGAAAGTAGGTAAGAATTATGAAATGATTGGGGAGAGCAAGAGCATTTCCATGATTAAGGAAATGATAGATAAAGTGGCTCCCACCGATGCACGTGTTATGATTACTGGGCCTAACGGAACGGGAAAAGAGCTAGTGGCCCATTGGTTGCATCAAAAAAGTGAACGTTCTAAAGGTCCAATGATTGAGGTGAATTGTGCTGCCATTCCTTCAGAATTGATAGAAAGTGAATTGTTCGGGCATGTAAAAGGTGCTTTTACGTCTGCAGTGAAAGACCGTGCTGGGAAATTTGAAACCGCAAATGGGGGAACTATTTTTTTAGACGAAATAGGGGATATGAGCCTTTCGGCGCAAGCTAAAGTGTTGCGTGCGCTGCAGGAAAATAAAATTTCGAGGGTAGGTAGTGATAAGGACATTAAAGTAGACGTACGCGTAGTGGCAGCTACCAATAAAGACCTTAAAAAAGAAATTGAAGACGGAAAATTTAGGGAAGATTTGTACCACCGTTTGGCGGTGATATTAATTAACGTACCTGCCTTAAACGATAGAAGGGAAGACATTCCATTGCTTATTGAATATTTTACTGAAAAAATTGCTAAAGAGCAGGGGACAGCGCTCAAGAATTTTTCGGATAAAGCAATCAAACAACTGCAGGAATACGATTGGACAGGAAATGTAAGGGAACTAAGAAACGTAGTGGAACGGTTATTGATTCTCGGAGGAAAAGAAGTGTCGGAAGAAGACGTAAAGCTTTTTGCCAGTAAATAA